The Methanobrevibacter sp. V74 genome includes the window ATGATTATGACACCAACAATAATACCACCATATACTCCAAATACTACTGTATTCCAGAAACTAAAGAATACAACAAGACCGAAACAAAAACCAGTTAATGGTCCTCCGAATTTAGCACAGAAGTTTACTACATCCATTGAGTTTTTAGCACCTAATGGAGCTTTAGTAACAATATCTCCTTGAATAGCTACAGGGGTACCTCCACCAAATTCAAATTTTTGATACTCACTTTCAGCACCATAGTGTACATCCCCAGTTGAAGAACCGATAGCACCTAAAGCAACACCCCAAAGCATTGCTAAGAGTGGTAGTGGGAATACATGTAATGCATTACCATTCAATGGAATGGTCATTAAGTAAGAAATTCCAACAATACAAAAACTAGTTATAAATCCGTGACCTACAATAGGTCCTAAAGATTGAGTTAATACATCCATAAATAAGGGTTGTTCAAATTGTGATTGTCCAACAATTCTTCCCATGTGGGATGTAACAGTATAAATAGCGTGAACAAAAGCAGCGACACAAGCACCCATTGCAATAGCAACTACCGGCATTAAACCTAAAGATATTACTATATATGCAATAGCACCAGCAACACCACACCAAACACCATAAGCGACTGGTTCACCAGAAGCCGCCTTGTTTATCATACGGTGCAAATGTCCCATTTGTGGAGCAAGTTGA containing:
- the mtrE gene encoding tetrahydromethanopterin S-methyltransferase subunit E: MDPVTLGVVALMGAVATIGGAAEDLESDIGSQSNPNSQVQLAPQMGHLHRMINKAASGEPVAYGVWCGVAGAIAYIVISLGLMPVVAIAMGACVAAFVHAIYTVTSHMGRIVGQSQFEQPLFMDVLTQSLGPIVGHGFITSFCIVGISYLMTIPLNGNALHVFPLPLLAMLWGVALGAIGSSTGDVHYGAESEYQKFEFGGGTPVAIQGDIVTKAPLGAKNSMDVVNFCAKFGGPLTGFCFGLVVFFSFWNTVVFGVYGGIIVGVIIIILLIVIDDRLEVFARNQYGPYEED